ACGGCAGCACATCGACAAAACCAGTGCCATTGACCGGGTCACCGCCGATCCCGACGCAGGTCGTCTCGCCCAATCCCAGCGTCGAGAGTTGATGGACCGCTTCATACGTAAGGGTGCCGCTGCGAGAGACGACCCCGACCACACCTTTCTTGTGAATGAAGCCCGGCATGATGCCGATCTTCGCTTCATCGACCGTGATGACGCCTGGGCAATTCGGCCCGATCAGCCGCACATCCCGACCGCGGAGCGCTCGCTTGACCTTCACCATGTCATTGACGGGAATGCCTTCAGTAATACAAATGACCAACTTGATTCCGGCATCGGCTGCTTCAAGAATGGCATCGGCACAGAAAGGCGGCGGCACAAAGATGAGCGAGGTGTCGGCCTCGGTCTTTTTTACCGCATCGGTCACGGTGTTGAACACGGGGATGCCTTCGACTTCCTGCCCGGCCTTCCCCGGCGTCACGCCTGCCACAACCTTGGTCCCATAAGCCTTGCATTGGGTCGCATGGAACGAGCCTTCCTTGCCCGTAATCCCCTGGACCACCACTCGCGTATTTTTATTGACGAGAATGCTCACGATAAACCTCTTTGTCTTGTCTGTTTTTCTCTTGGAAGAGTGCCGGGCTGAGCCTCACACTGCGCGCATTGTTTTCACCCACCCAACCCTAGTCGCGCCGAGACGCGACTTTCACCCTGCGAGCACCAACCGATCTCTATTCATCACAATCGACTTTTGTGTGCGCGGTGGGCGAGCACTGAGACCCGGCCCGGCACCCTTCTCCCTTCACCCTGCTTTGCCGGTCAACTTGACGATTTTCTGCGCGGCTTCCCAGAGGTCGTTGGCAACGTCGAGCTTCAAGCCCGATTCCGCCAA
The nucleotide sequence above comes from Nitrospirota bacterium. Encoded proteins:
- the sucD gene encoding succinate--CoA ligase subunit alpha, whose translation is MSILVNKNTRVVVQGITGKEGSFHATQCKAYGTKVVAGVTPGKAGQEVEGIPVFNTVTDAVKKTEADTSLIFVPPPFCADAILEAADAGIKLVICITEGIPVNDMVKVKRALRGRDVRLIGPNCPGVITVDEAKIGIMPGFIHKKGVVGVVSRSGTLTYEAVHQLSTLGLGETTCVGIGGDPVNGTGFVDVLPLFEKDPETQAIVMIGEIGGDAEEKAAEFIKENVKKPVISFIAGITAPPGRRMGHAGAIISGGKGTAAEKMKTLEAAGVIVVKNPAEIGDAVKKALGR